In the genome of Spirochaetia bacterium, one region contains:
- a CDS encoding deoxyribonuclease IV has protein sequence MDCHEQRLLGCHLSISGGLAAMAKTAHSLGATTFQFFSSNPRSARGKEWAKSDIEAFKSAWDRPFVAHAPYILNLASTFPEKRQKAISAMQSDLKRIMSIDCPYYNIHPGCHLGTGSEKGTSLVAEGLDQILDQGCSSMILLETMAGKGTELGRTLEELARIRHLSQHENQIGYLVDTCHVWDAGYDLRDGSSFISLLDRVLGLENIHAIHLNDSMNPLASHKDRHQKLGKGCIGFDALASLTCNPALSHLPFILETPGGLPTYQVELKLLRGYCP, from the coding sequence ATGGACTGTCATGAACAAAGATTGCTAGGTTGTCACCTGAGTATAAGCGGCGGACTGGCTGCAATGGCAAAGACCGCCCATTCCCTGGGAGCAACAACCTTTCAGTTCTTCAGCAGCAATCCAAGAAGTGCCAGAGGAAAAGAATGGGCCAAGTCCGATATCGAAGCATTCAAATCTGCTTGGGACCGTCCGTTCGTGGCTCATGCACCCTATATCCTGAATCTGGCCAGTACCTTCCCAGAAAAAAGACAGAAAGCAATCTCAGCAATGCAATCCGACCTAAAGAGGATCATGTCGATAGACTGCCCCTACTACAACATTCATCCAGGCTGTCATCTTGGCACTGGAAGCGAGAAAGGTACAAGTCTCGTAGCCGAAGGGCTTGACCAGATCCTCGACCAAGGATGTTCTTCAATGATTCTTCTTGAAACGATGGCTGGCAAAGGAACGGAGCTGGGACGTACCTTGGAGGAATTGGCAAGGATACGGCACCTGAGCCAGCACGAAAACCAGATAGGTTATCTGGTGGATACCTGTCATGTCTGGGATGCCGGCTATGACCTCAGGGATGGCAGCTCCTTCATCAGTCTCCTTGATAGGGTCCTGGGCCTTGAAAATATCCATGCAATACATCTCAATGACAGCATGAACCCTCTGGCAAGTCATAAGGACCGCCATCAGAAACTCGGCAAAGGCTGCATAGGCTTTGATGCATTGGCCTCGCTTACCTGTAACCCAGCCCTTTCCCACCTGCCTTTCATCCTTGAAACCCCAGGAGGGCTTCCGACCTATCAAGTTGAACTCAAATTGCTGAGAGGCTATTGTCCATAG
- the aroE gene encoding shikimate dehydrogenase, with the protein MICLTTTASTVSDALRQVEENRGYIDLVELRLDKLEPQQLDEASAFPEACQLPVIATFRRKVDGGLCVLSNKTRISLLRKVVLAGKFAYVDLEQDLKKSDFKVKDEKTAAKVDFEEELHEKGVRIIRSLHDFEKVPAGLYALVEKIARKGDIPKVAVTPNTIVDVVTLFRMEEELVDVKDKIVIGMGDYGVCTRILYHRLGSMLTFACAEGDAVAPGQLSAKKLKMLYRADKVDGKTAIYGIIGNPVLHSCSPEIHNPGFAGIHYNAIYVPFLVDKIRSFFRLAEMIHIHGFSVTVPYKREVLPYLGKVTREVLQIGACNTVTRIQGMWKGTNTDYYGFIAPINDLLKEGKVKKALVIGAGGAARSVVWALVNHGVKVTVLNRTIERARELAKESMSAFDSLDHVASYSGKVDLVVQTTSVGMAPHSDADPAPALQFTGNEIVYDLIYSPEHTRFLDRAKASGCTVYNGKRMLLEQGLLQFEAFTGYHYPYWIKPSI; encoded by the coding sequence ATGATATGTCTTACTACGACTGCCAGTACGGTTTCCGATGCCTTGCGTCAGGTTGAAGAAAACAGAGGCTATATTGATCTTGTCGAACTGAGGCTTGACAAGCTGGAACCGCAGCAGTTGGATGAAGCCTCTGCTTTTCCAGAGGCCTGCCAGCTGCCGGTTATAGCGACGTTCCGCAGAAAGGTCGACGGCGGGCTGTGCGTGCTTTCCAACAAGACCCGGATTTCCTTGTTGCGCAAGGTTGTCCTTGCTGGAAAATTTGCTTATGTCGACTTGGAACAGGATCTGAAGAAATCAGATTTCAAGGTGAAGGACGAAAAGACAGCAGCAAAGGTCGATTTCGAAGAAGAATTACATGAGAAGGGAGTCAGGATAATCCGAAGTCTCCATGATTTTGAAAAAGTGCCGGCAGGACTCTATGCCCTCGTTGAAAAAATAGCGCGTAAAGGTGATATTCCCAAGGTTGCGGTTACCCCGAATACCATTGTCGATGTGGTGACCTTGTTCAGGATGGAAGAGGAACTTGTCGATGTAAAGGATAAGATCGTCATAGGAATGGGAGATTACGGTGTCTGTACACGGATTCTTTATCATCGTTTGGGTTCCATGCTGACTTTTGCCTGTGCTGAGGGCGATGCGGTAGCACCTGGGCAACTTTCTGCAAAGAAGCTCAAGATGCTCTACAGGGCCGACAAGGTCGATGGAAAGACAGCCATCTATGGTATCATCGGCAATCCTGTGCTCCATAGCTGTTCACCTGAGATCCATAACCCCGGTTTTGCCGGCATACATTACAATGCCATCTATGTACCGTTTCTTGTTGACAAAATCAGATCGTTCTTCCGGCTTGCAGAAATGATTCATATCCATGGTTTCTCAGTCACTGTTCCCTACAAAAGGGAAGTGCTTCCGTATCTTGGCAAAGTTACCAGGGAAGTACTTCAGATCGGTGCTTGCAATACCGTTACAAGGATCCAAGGTATGTGGAAGGGGACTAATACGGATTATTATGGATTCATTGCCCCGATCAATGATCTGCTGAAGGAAGGTAAGGTGAAGAAGGCCTTGGTCATCGGAGCCGGAGGTGCCGCACGTTCTGTCGTATGGGCTCTGGTCAACCATGGGGTCAAGGTAACGGTGCTCAACAGGACCATTGAAAGGGCAAGAGAGCTTGCAAAGGAATCGATGAGTGCTTTTGATAGCCTTGACCATGTTGCTTCCTATAGTGGAAAAGTGGATCTCGTAGTCCAGACTACAAGCGTGGGGATGGCTCCTCATTCCGATGCCGATCCTGCACCTGCCCTGCAATTTACAGGCAATGAGATCGTCTATGACCTGATCTATTCGCCTGAACATACACGTTTTCTTGACAGGGCAAAGGCGAGTGGATGTACTGTCTACAACGGCAAGCGGATGCTTCTGGAGCAGGGATTGCTCCAGTTTGAGGCTTTTACCGGTTATCACTATCCTTACTGGATCAAGCCTTCAATCTAG
- a CDS encoding HD domain-containing protein: MNIIDNLKQEMISYFSGDPQRIQHFIKVHAFAAFIAKKEQLAEEQRVVCECAALVHDIGIKAAETTYGHNTGKLQEKLGPELAYRLVQAVNEKQKSLYKLTDQQIDRICYLVGHHHTYTGVDGLDYRILVESDFLVNMYEDHYPMDAIKRAYSLFFRTRTGRMICRTIYGLS, translated from the coding sequence ATGAACATCATAGACAATCTTAAGCAAGAAATGATCAGCTACTTTTCAGGTGACCCTCAGAGAATACAGCATTTCATAAAAGTCCATGCTTTTGCGGCATTCATTGCAAAGAAGGAACAGCTTGCTGAAGAACAAAGAGTCGTCTGTGAATGTGCAGCCTTGGTACATGATATCGGCATCAAGGCTGCAGAAACAACTTACGGACATAACACGGGCAAGTTACAGGAAAAGCTTGGCCCTGAACTTGCTTATCGATTGGTGCAAGCCGTCAATGAGAAACAAAAATCACTTTATAAACTCACGGACCAGCAGATTGACAGGATATGTTATCTGGTAGGACATCATCATACCTACACCGGAGTCGACGGACTGGACTACAGGATACTCGTTGAATCTGATTTCCTTGTCAACATGTACGAAGACCATTATCCGATGGATGCCATAAAGAGAGCATATTCACTTTTTTTCAGGACCCGGACGGGCCGGATGATCTGTAGGACGATATATGGACTGTCATGA
- a CDS encoding DEAD/DEAH box helicase produces the protein MKDSPLIVQSDRTLLLDVHHRLADQCRADISRFCDLVKSPEHMHTYALTAISLWNAASCGLTCDKVLDSLEKWSRYDLTDAIRFFVTDVSGRFGKLILTKERDLEIPQATVSPLPEVSSQQEAASYQVENDRLNQSLMNLLQDKKEKKKQQEAEDFPVAEDDLQEEHYYLHVSDRNIAMILENHKEIEALMIHTEELGLYAVPQLYRGELKLRLIKLGYPVDDRIPLSRGLPIDFRLRKTTLSGENFAIRSYQEAAANAIYSTDGSGSGYGTLVLPCGSGKTIIGLEILARLKTRTLIITTNVAAVHQWIDEIRDKSFTDEVGEYTGNRKDIKDITVCSYQVLTWRPDTAGNFPHFDLLKKGNWGLIIYDEVHMLPAPVFKVTAELQSVCRVGLTATLVREDGRQDEVFSLVGPKRYDIPWSELEAKGFIAQAFCHEIRVPLPVYLELPFALAGKKDQFRIASENPAKIPIVESLLKRHEGECILVIGQYLQQLKLVAEQIGAPLLTGSTANKKRDELYRKFREKELKVLVVSKVANFAIDLPDASVAIQISGTFGSRSEEAQRLGRILRPKKLNSNFYSLVTLHSTEEDFAMNRQKFLAEQGYQYDVEIWNEEKN, from the coding sequence ATGAAAGATTCACCTTTGATCGTACAAAGTGACAGGACACTTCTCCTTGATGTACACCACCGGCTTGCAGACCAATGCAGGGCTGATATCAGCCGATTCTGTGACTTGGTCAAGAGTCCTGAACATATGCACACCTATGCACTTACAGCAATTTCACTATGGAATGCCGCATCCTGCGGATTGACCTGCGACAAGGTACTTGACTCCCTTGAGAAATGGTCACGTTATGACCTGACGGACGCCATACGCTTCTTCGTGACCGATGTCTCAGGAAGATTCGGCAAGCTCATACTTACGAAAGAAAGGGACTTGGAAATTCCCCAGGCTACAGTTTCTCCCCTACCTGAAGTCTCAAGTCAGCAGGAAGCTGCTTCCTACCAAGTGGAAAACGACCGGCTCAACCAATCACTCATGAACCTGCTGCAGGACAAGAAAGAAAAGAAAAAACAGCAGGAAGCAGAAGACTTTCCCGTTGCTGAAGATGACCTTCAGGAAGAGCACTACTATCTGCATGTCAGTGACAGGAACATTGCCATGATCCTTGAGAACCACAAGGAAATCGAAGCACTCATGATCCATACGGAAGAGCTGGGCCTCTATGCAGTCCCACAGCTTTACAGAGGAGAACTGAAGCTTCGGTTAATCAAGCTTGGCTATCCAGTGGACGACAGGATACCGCTGAGCAGGGGACTTCCCATAGATTTCAGGCTAAGGAAGACTACCTTGTCAGGCGAAAACTTTGCAATACGGTCATACCAAGAAGCAGCTGCAAATGCCATTTACAGCACAGATGGCAGCGGCAGTGGGTATGGGACGTTGGTATTGCCCTGTGGTTCGGGGAAAACCATCATAGGACTTGAAATCCTGGCAAGGCTGAAAACACGTACGTTGATCATCACGACCAATGTGGCAGCTGTGCATCAATGGATAGATGAAATCAGGGACAAGAGCTTTACCGATGAAGTAGGAGAATACACTGGCAACAGGAAGGATATCAAAGACATTACGGTCTGTTCCTACCAGGTGCTCACATGGCGGCCTGACACAGCAGGAAATTTCCCCCACTTTGACTTGCTCAAGAAGGGCAACTGGGGATTGATAATCTATGACGAAGTACACATGCTCCCAGCTCCGGTTTTCAAGGTCACTGCAGAACTGCAAAGTGTATGCAGGGTCGGTCTGACGGCCACGTTGGTAAGGGAAGACGGCCGACAGGATGAAGTCTTTTCCCTCGTCGGCCCCAAACGCTATGATATTCCATGGAGCGAACTTGAGGCCAAGGGATTCATTGCCCAGGCTTTCTGCCATGAGATCAGGGTACCGCTTCCGGTCTACCTTGAGCTTCCTTTTGCCTTGGCCGGCAAAAAGGATCAGTTCAGGATTGCAAGTGAAAATCCTGCAAAGATTCCCATCGTCGAGAGCCTGTTGAAAAGACATGAAGGAGAATGCATACTGGTCATCGGACAATATCTGCAACAGCTCAAGCTTGTTGCAGAGCAGATAGGAGCACCATTGCTCACAGGTTCGACCGCCAACAAGAAGCGGGATGAGCTCTACAGGAAATTCAGGGAAAAGGAACTGAAAGTGCTGGTGGTCAGCAAAGTAGCGAATTTTGCAATAGACCTTCCTGATGCTTCCGTAGCTATACAGATATCAGGAACGTTCGGGTCAAGAAGCGAAGAGGCCCAACGGTTGGGAAGGATACTCCGGCCAAAAAAGCTGAACAGCAATTTCTATTCATTGGTAACCCTGCATTCAACGGAAGAAGACTTTGCGATGAACCGCCAGAAATTCCTTGCAGAACAAGGATACCAATATGATGTGGAAATTTGGAATGAAGAAAAGAACTGA
- a CDS encoding HD domain-containing protein, which produces MSKILQDLLPEDSLRHRIRPRSSDVRGDYYRDTTAIIHSSAFRRMKHKTQVFFAPSNDHICTRIEHALHVSSIASTICKGLGLDDELSWAIGMGHDLGHTPFGHIGETILSSMMEKAGVGPFEHEVHSLRIVDFISNHGQGMDLTYAVRDGIVCHCGEKFLHHLKPEQEVKDLGAITSKDGLVPSTWEGVVVRFSDSIAYLGRDWEDACRLRLIHRNELPETVAKVLGNSNSKIIDTLVKDVIENSDEQSGISFSDRVYEAVCLMKEYNYQHIYRSPMLGGYRKYYTRLLDLIVSYLGELLTQYGNDINGYCSEKNLLAVGFGRYVREMEEPYRDHDGTTDRLIFDYVAGMSDNFAQSCANEILIPEHLDDSIEYSLKGRWIDGD; this is translated from the coding sequence ATGTCCAAGATTCTGCAGGACTTGTTGCCTGAAGACAGCCTCAGACATCGCATCCGGCCTAGATCGAGCGATGTCAGGGGAGATTATTACAGGGATACGACAGCTATCATCCATTCCTCTGCATTCCGCAGGATGAAGCACAAGACACAGGTTTTCTTTGCCCCGAGCAATGACCATATCTGTACCCGGATAGAGCATGCCTTGCATGTTTCTTCCATTGCTTCGACAATCTGCAAGGGCCTTGGCCTGGATGATGAGCTTTCATGGGCAATCGGTATGGGCCATGACCTTGGACACACCCCTTTCGGACATATCGGGGAAACCATTCTTAGTTCAATGATGGAAAAAGCCGGGGTCGGACCGTTCGAGCATGAGGTCCATAGTCTGAGGATTGTGGATTTCATTTCCAACCATGGGCAGGGCATGGACCTGACATATGCCGTGCGTGATGGTATCGTCTGCCACTGCGGAGAAAAATTCCTTCATCATCTGAAGCCGGAACAGGAAGTAAAGGACCTTGGTGCCATTACCTCAAAGGATGGCTTGGTACCAAGCACCTGGGAAGGAGTCGTCGTCCGTTTCTCCGATTCAATAGCCTATCTGGGAAGGGATTGGGAAGATGCCTGCAGACTTAGGCTCATACATCGTAATGAATTGCCGGAAACGGTTGCAAAAGTGTTGGGGAACAGCAACAGCAAGATCATTGATACGTTGGTAAAGGATGTCATCGAGAATTCCGATGAGCAGAGCGGTATCAGTTTCAGCGACAGGGTATATGAGGCCGTATGCCTGATGAAAGAGTATAACTACCAGCATATCTATCGATCTCCGATGCTTGGCGGCTATAGGAAGTACTATACCAGATTGCTTGATTTGATCGTCAGTTATCTCGGTGAGCTGTTGACCCAATATGGGAATGACATAAACGGTTACTGCAGTGAAAAGAATCTTCTTGCAGTGGGATTCGGCAGATACGTAAGGGAAATGGAGGAGCCATACCGAGACCATGACGGGACAACTGATCGTCTCATCTTTGACTATGTTGCGGGAATGAGTGATAATTTTGCGCAGTCATGCGCCAATGAAATACTGATTCCTGAACATCTGGATGACAGCATAGAATACTCTCTCAAGGGACGATGGATCGACGGCGACTAG
- the nrdR gene encoding transcriptional regulator NrdR gives MRCPNCGYPHDKVLESRLNSTGSTTRRRRECLRCGYRFTSYERIEEKPITVIKKDGRLERFDIKKVERGIRTCTDKLKISEDVLEKLLQDIEDNVDKQAGSKREIASSAIGEEALRQLSRISTVAYVRFASVYRAFDTLDQFIQEIERLDAAGKENRKQEEKD, from the coding sequence ATGAGATGCCCGAATTGTGGATATCCTCATGACAAGGTACTTGAATCACGATTGAACTCTACAGGTTCCACCACAAGGCGACGAAGGGAATGCCTACGATGTGGCTATCGTTTTACCAGTTATGAGCGGATTGAAGAAAAACCTATTACCGTCATAAAGAAAGACGGCAGACTGGAACGTTTTGATATCAAGAAAGTCGAACGTGGCATACGTACATGCACAGACAAGCTCAAGATCAGCGAAGATGTACTGGAAAAATTACTGCAGGACATAGAAGACAACGTAGACAAGCAAGCTGGCAGCAAAAGGGAGATAGCTTCCTCCGCAATTGGGGAAGAAGCACTGAGACAGCTTTCCAGGATAAGCACCGTTGCCTATGTAAGGTTTGCTTCCGTTTACAGAGCCTTCGATACATTGGACCAGTTCATCCAGGAAATCGAAAGACTTGATGCTGCAGGCAAAGAAAACAGGAAACAGGAAGAAAAAGACTAG
- the aroC gene encoding chorismate synthase, giving the protein MASNSFGKALTVTTFGESHGPALGAVIDGLRPGLKLDVEQLQAMMDRRRPGGNQLGTHRNEKDKIKILSGIYEGIITGTPLTLIVENENQHSKDYEAIAHCFRPGHADYTYQQKYGIRDPRGGGRASGRETLARTAAGAVAMQYLEKEGISIEAGTVRIGTLHVGKDDPRYDWNGRKDNPLYCPQQETAAQMEELILDCQKRGDSVGGIVECRMTGLPSGIGEPAFDKLDAMLAHAMLSIGAAKGFEVGEGFAAASLFGSQNNDQMAHKGFLSNHAGGILGGISTGEEVIFRVAFKPTPSISIPQKTITDEGMDTEISISGRHDPCIVPRAVVVVEAMAALTVLDLLLEKQARRPLQ; this is encoded by the coding sequence ATGGCAAGCAATTCCTTCGGAAAAGCACTGACCGTCACTACATTCGGCGAGAGCCACGGCCCGGCGCTTGGAGCCGTCATCGATGGACTGCGCCCAGGGCTGAAGCTCGACGTGGAGCAGCTTCAGGCCATGATGGACAGAAGACGTCCTGGCGGAAATCAGCTTGGTACACATCGGAATGAAAAAGACAAAATAAAAATCCTTTCAGGGATATATGAAGGCATCATTACAGGAACGCCATTGACACTCATCGTCGAAAATGAAAACCAGCACAGCAAGGACTATGAAGCAATTGCCCATTGTTTTCGCCCCGGGCATGCAGATTATACCTACCAGCAGAAATATGGCATAAGGGATCCCAGAGGCGGCGGGAGGGCCAGCGGCCGTGAAACGCTTGCAAGGACAGCAGCAGGAGCCGTTGCCATGCAGTATCTTGAAAAGGAAGGCATCAGCATAGAAGCCGGGACTGTCAGGATCGGCACACTGCACGTCGGCAAGGATGACCCACGGTATGACTGGAACGGAAGGAAAGACAATCCGCTCTATTGCCCGCAGCAGGAAACAGCAGCACAGATGGAGGAACTGATCCTCGACTGCCAAAAGCGTGGTGACAGTGTCGGAGGCATCGTTGAATGCAGAATGACCGGTCTGCCGAGCGGCATAGGAGAACCTGCATTCGACAAATTGGATGCAATGCTTGCACATGCAATGCTGAGCATAGGAGCAGCAAAAGGCTTTGAAGTCGGTGAAGGATTCGCAGCGGCAAGCCTATTCGGGTCACAGAACAATGACCAGATGGCTCACAAAGGTTTCCTTTCCAACCACGCAGGAGGCATCCTCGGAGGCATATCCACAGGAGAAGAAGTCATATTCCGGGTAGCTTTCAAGCCTACCCCGTCGATTTCCATCCCACAAAAAACCATTACTGACGAAGGAATGGATACAGAGATATCCATCAGCGGACGGCATGATCCATGCATCGTTCCCAGGGCCGTCGTCGTCGTTGAGGCAATGGCAGCACTGACAGTCCTTGACCTTCTTCTGGAAAAACAGGCAAGGAGACCATTGCAATGA
- a CDS encoding queuosine precursor transporter, protein MNELYWFILLILNFAAIMVAFRFWGKLGLYLWIPIYVIVANLQVAKTVNLFGIEATLGNIVYATGFLATDILSECYGRKASSKAVPMGFFALIVMTVFMQMAILFIPAPSDYIQQSMKELFGLMPRIAAASLIAYLCSNSHDIWAFEFWKARFPSTRMLWLRNNASTFVSQLIDTVIFTLGAFLGVYPWDVLIQIMISTYLLKWIVAICDTPFIYLARRWFDQGKISCTL, encoded by the coding sequence ATGAATGAATTATATTGGTTCATCCTGCTTATTCTCAATTTTGCGGCTATTATGGTCGCCTTTCGTTTCTGGGGCAAGCTTGGCTTGTACCTATGGATTCCTATCTATGTGATTGTGGCAAACCTTCAGGTTGCAAAGACCGTCAACCTTTTCGGTATCGAGGCTACGCTTGGTAACATTGTCTATGCTACCGGCTTCCTTGCAACCGACATACTGTCCGAGTGCTATGGAAGAAAAGCCTCGTCCAAGGCAGTTCCGATGGGTTTCTTTGCCTTGATTGTCATGACAGTTTTCATGCAGATGGCGATTCTGTTCATTCCGGCACCTTCCGACTACATACAGCAGTCCATGAAGGAACTGTTCGGACTGATGCCTAGGATTGCTGCTGCGTCATTGATTGCCTACCTATGCAGCAATTCACATGATATCTGGGCGTTTGAGTTCTGGAAGGCACGTTTTCCAAGTACCCGGATGCTTTGGCTGCGCAACAATGCTTCGACGTTTGTCTCACAGTTGATTGATACGGTGATATTTACCTTAGGGGCTTTCCTTGGGGTCTATCCCTGGGATGTACTCATCCAGATCATGATTTCTACCTATCTGCTCAAATGGATCGTTGCTATCTGTGATACACCGTTCATTTACCTTGCACGCAGATGGTTTGACCAAGGAAAAATCAGCTGTACGCTTTAG
- a CDS encoding inositol monophosphatase — protein MVLDGEKLDILMEELESCATVAYEMQADIARGYKDDGSVLTKADTTISRRVMVMLSRLFPTCNRISEEERSAYKEDAPYTFILDPIDGTDVYSQGLPCFAIALGILDSCRQPVGAMVIAPRFGIAQERFSIRLDPGQKPILDSKPLRYPQGKDMPTQITLSSKSQKLVDFSHFHGKVRTFGSSIIHILAPAIYPYIQGCINQPAYAWDIAAAHAVLRAVGMDIEYADGTPFVYDRSMLEDRMPCHGTIYCGTETCRHNLRELLPLRS, from the coding sequence ATGGTATTGGATGGCGAAAAATTAGACATATTGATGGAAGAACTGGAAAGCTGTGCGACTGTTGCCTATGAAATGCAGGCTGACATCGCACGGGGATACAAGGATGACGGTTCGGTACTGACAAAAGCCGATACCACCATCTCCAGAAGAGTAATGGTAATGCTCTCCCGGCTGTTTCCCACCTGCAACAGGATAAGCGAAGAAGAAAGGTCCGCTTACAAGGAAGATGCACCTTATACGTTCATCTTGGACCCGATTGACGGTACTGATGTCTATTCCCAAGGGCTGCCCTGCTTTGCCATAGCGCTGGGTATCCTTGACAGCTGCAGGCAACCGGTAGGAGCAATGGTCATCGCACCCCGTTTCGGCATTGCACAGGAACGGTTCAGCATAAGGCTTGATCCCGGACAAAAGCCCATCCTCGACTCAAAGCCTTTGAGATATCCACAGGGAAAGGATATGCCTACACAGATTACGTTAAGCAGCAAAAGTCAGAAACTTGTAGATTTCAGCCACTTCCATGGCAAGGTCAGGACATTCGGATCGTCAATCATACACATCCTTGCCCCCGCAATCTATCCCTATATCCAAGGATGCATCAACCAACCGGCATATGCATGGGACATAGCTGCGGCCCATGCTGTACTACGGGCTGTAGGAATGGATATCGAATATGCCGACGGTACACCTTTTGTCTATGACCGTTCGATGCTGGAAGACAGGATGCCTTGCCACGGCACCATCTACTGCGGTACCGAGACATGCCGGCATAACCTAAGGGAACTTCTTCCCCTCAGGAGCTAA